From the Perognathus longimembris pacificus isolate PPM17 chromosome 9, ASM2315922v1, whole genome shotgun sequence genome, one window contains:
- the Lyrm2 gene encoding LYR motif-containing protein 2, with product MATSRLPPATLTLKQFMRRQQVLHLYRRILQAIRQVPNDSDRKYLKDWAREEFKRNKGATEEDTIRMMITQGSIQLKELEKTLALAK from the exons ATGGCCACTTCCCGTTTGCCGCCAGCTACGCTAACTCTAAAACAG TTCATGAGAAGGCAACAAGTTCTCCACCTCTATAGAAGGATTTTGCAAGCAATTCGACAGGTTCCAAATGATTCTGATCGCAAATACCTGAAGGACTGGGCAAGGGAAGAATTTAAAAGGAACAAAGGTGCTACCGAAGAG GATACCATCCGCATGATGATTACTCAAGGCAGTATACAGCTAAAGGAGTTAGAGAAGACACTTGCTTtagcaaaataa